A part of Desulfomicrobium macestii genomic DNA contains:
- a CDS encoding PAS domain-containing protein: MNGSCFEEANLLNVCLDSIDYQGIVRHINDGVLILREGNIVFTNGAFCEIVGSNLEGLLGKPFADFVIPEDQNRVIRHCVDKLYTSDLSDRIEFSISRPGEDAIVEMKLTVVDCGGAPAILAAITDITERRKTRIELQRVKDRLESILHALNDVVVSISPTDHSILAINPAAEALYGIPRRAFNAGEMQLMHFVHPEDREAVSKYYRSLVDDEFGEMQYRIISSNGRIKWVHDEGHLVYCTTRSIRRLDHVIRDITEQKEALDALTRSEEKYRDFFQSTKDMAYSVTPDGTFIDINEAGIQMLGFSNREEALSANLKDFYENLSERADLLAQINEEGFVTDKHIRFRLKDGRSIEVAITARAKTDESGYLLYYEGIAHNITQAMEDQSNRVLRNAAGGMCHYLNTHLMHIVNAKDGIREEIESLDETAKALPENTRATWTAAASSLHAYCEGLDLAYRKITAVTKAFNSAFLTYKEESYLDKAILDIFNSCLGDPLECSRQALPDRKKDAHE, from the coding sequence ATGAACGGATCTTGTTTCGAAGAAGCGAATTTGCTGAATGTCTGCCTGGACAGCATCGACTACCAGGGCATTGTCAGACACATCAACGACGGTGTGCTCATCCTGCGTGAAGGCAACATAGTCTTCACCAACGGAGCGTTTTGCGAAATCGTCGGATCCAATCTGGAAGGGCTTCTGGGCAAGCCATTTGCCGACTTTGTCATTCCCGAAGACCAGAATCGCGTCATCCGGCACTGCGTCGACAAGCTCTACACCTCCGACCTCTCGGACCGGATCGAGTTTTCCATCTCACGGCCCGGCGAAGACGCCATCGTGGAGATGAAGCTGACCGTGGTCGATTGCGGAGGCGCACCGGCCATTCTGGCCGCCATCACGGACATCACCGAACGCCGCAAGACCCGCATCGAGCTTCAGCGCGTCAAGGACAGGCTGGAAAGCATCCTGCACGCCCTGAACGACGTGGTCGTGTCCATCTCTCCCACGGATCATTCCATCCTGGCCATCAACCCCGCCGCCGAAGCCCTCTACGGCATCCCCAGACGCGCCTTCAACGCCGGGGAAATGCAGCTCATGCATTTCGTCCATCCCGAGGACCGGGAGGCGGTGAGCAAGTACTACCGGTCCTTGGTGGACGACGAGTTCGGGGAAATGCAGTACCGTATCATCAGCAGCAACGGACGCATCAAATGGGTGCACGACGAAGGGCATCTGGTCTACTGCACCACCAGGTCCATCCGCCGCCTCGATCACGTCATCCGCGACATCACCGAGCAAAAGGAAGCCCTCGACGCCCTGACCCGCAGCGAGGAAAAATATCGCGACTTCTTTCAGAGCACCAAGGACATGGCCTACTCCGTGACTCCGGACGGCACCTTCATCGACATCAACGAGGCCGGCATCCAGATGCTGGGCTTTTCCAACCGCGAGGAGGCGCTTAGTGCCAACCTCAAGGATTTTTACGAGAATCTGTCCGAACGTGCCGACCTGCTGGCCCAGATCAACGAAGAGGGTTTTGTCACGGACAAGCACATCCGCTTCCGCCTCAAGGACGGAAGATCCATCGAGGTGGCCATCACGGCCCGGGCCAAGACCGATGAATCCGGATACCTGCTCTATTACGAGGGCATCGCGCACAACATCACCCAGGCCATGGAAGACCAGAGCAACCGGGTGCTCAGAAACGCCGCCGGGGGCATGTGCCACTATCTGAACACACACCTCATGCACATCGTCAACGCCAAGGACGGCATCCGGGAAGAGATCGAGAGCCTGGACGAAACCGCCAAGGCCCTGCCCGAAAACACCAGGGCGACATGGACAGCCGCCGCCTCTTCCCTGCACGCCTATTGCGAGGGGCTCGACCTTGCCTACCGCAAGATCACGGCCGTGACCAAGGCCTTCAACTCCGCCTTCCTGACCTACAAGGAGGAATCCTATCTGGACAAGGCAATCCTCGACATCTTCAATTCCTGCCTGGGAGACCCGCTGGAATGCAGCAGGCAAGCTCTCCCGGACAGAAAAAAGGATGCACATGAATGA
- a CDS encoding phospholipase D-like domain-containing protein: MHVLNWLGLLLLAALALGAAGHALLRKSDSRSALGWVGVCLTFPLAGPILYILFGVNRVRRSASRMRKEVDALSANVPPSVPSYPSAAINPTVLHHAFQRLERVGHNILGTELVGGNCVEPLFNGDEAYPVMLRAMEDARHSIYLTTYILDTDNLGLKFIDALARAVQRGVDVRVLIDGVGEKYSWPRASRMLAKKGVPNALFIPPRLFPPDLHFNLRNHRKILVVDGCLGFTGGMNITQKHVLEAKPPWPVKDLHFIVHGPVANLLQDSFVDDWFFATKERIHPPVLFTEPTGDCLCRTVVDGPNLGEDHLKTLLTGIISAATTSIRIMTPYFLPPRTFLSALMSARYRGVTVEILLPGRNNIPFVHWACRHILDELLRAGISIAFQPAPFNHTKLMLVDGCYVHLGSANLDSRSLRLNFELTLEVLDQHLAIQLTRHFDTIMAKSRPVTRQELNGRSLPVRLRDAFFWLFSPYL; the protein is encoded by the coding sequence ATGCACGTCCTGAACTGGCTCGGCCTGCTGCTCCTGGCCGCCCTGGCCCTGGGCGCGGCCGGGCACGCCCTGCTGCGCAAAAGCGATTCCCGCTCGGCCCTGGGCTGGGTTGGCGTCTGTCTGACTTTTCCTCTGGCCGGCCCCATTCTGTACATCCTCTTCGGCGTGAACCGAGTCCGGCGCAGCGCGTCGCGCATGCGGAAGGAAGTCGACGCCCTGTCCGCCAACGTTCCGCCGAGCGTCCCTTCGTATCCGAGCGCGGCCATCAATCCCACGGTTTTGCACCACGCGTTCCAGCGCCTGGAACGCGTCGGGCACAACATCCTCGGCACGGAACTGGTCGGGGGCAACTGCGTCGAGCCCCTGTTCAACGGAGACGAGGCCTATCCCGTCATGCTGCGGGCCATGGAAGACGCCAGGCACAGCATCTATCTGACCACCTACATTCTCGACACCGACAACCTCGGCCTCAAATTCATCGACGCCCTGGCCCGGGCCGTACAACGTGGAGTGGACGTGCGGGTGCTCATCGACGGGGTGGGCGAGAAGTACTCATGGCCCCGGGCCTCCCGGATGCTCGCGAAGAAAGGCGTGCCAAACGCCCTCTTCATCCCGCCCCGCCTCTTCCCGCCCGACCTGCACTTCAATCTGCGCAATCACCGCAAGATCCTGGTCGTCGACGGCTGCCTTGGCTTCACGGGCGGCATGAACATAACCCAGAAGCATGTGCTTGAAGCAAAACCGCCCTGGCCGGTCAAGGATCTGCATTTCATCGTACACGGCCCAGTCGCGAACCTTTTGCAGGACTCCTTTGTCGATGACTGGTTTTTCGCAACCAAGGAACGCATCCACCCACCCGTTCTCTTCACGGAACCGACGGGTGACTGCCTGTGCCGCACCGTTGTCGACGGACCCAACCTCGGTGAAGACCACCTGAAGACGCTGCTGACCGGAATCATCTCCGCCGCGACGACGAGCATCAGGATCATGACCCCCTACTTCCTTCCCCCGCGCACGTTCCTGAGCGCCCTGATGTCGGCCCGCTACCGTGGGGTCACGGTCGAGATCCTGCTGCCGGGCCGCAACAACATCCCCTTTGTGCACTGGGCTTGCAGACACATCCTCGACGAACTGCTGCGCGCCGGAATCAGCATCGCCTTCCAGCCCGCGCCCTTCAATCACACCAAGCTCATGCTCGTGGACGGCTGCTATGTGCACCTTGGCTCGGCCAATCTGGACAGCCGCAGCCTGCGGCTCAATTTCGAACTGACCCTGGAAGTCCTGGACCAGCACCTGGCCATACAGTTGACGCGGCATTTCGACACCATCATGGCCAAGAGCCGTCCGGTGACCCGCCAGGAACTCAATGGACGCTCCCTGCCCGTGCGCCTGCGGGACGCTTTTTTCTGGCTTTTCTCACCGTACCTCTAG
- a CDS encoding 30S ribosomal protein S1, whose product MNNTQTTPESMNDFDMEMDFESQLENYLNSDFGDIEEGVIVSGEVVKIDDSYILVDVNFKSEGQIPLDEFMENGQVTVKVGDTVDVYVVRKNEREGSIVLSREKAKRMQVLDELEKLLDSGDVVVGRIVRRIKGGYVVEIKGIEAFLPGSHVDLRPVPDMDALVNQDFEFRVLKINRRRSNVIVSRRVLLEEDRDRKRGELLTTLEEGQSVSGVVKNITEYGVFIDLGGLDGLLHITDMSWKRIKHPKEMVQLGDELTLKVLSFDKDEKKVSLGLKQLVMDPWANISEKYPEGHKLTGKVTNLVDYGAFVELEAGVEGLVHISEMSWTRKLRHPSQMVRPGDEVDVIILGVDVDRKRISLGMKQVAPNPWDLVAEKYPEGTILEASVKNITEFGLFIGIEDGIDGLIHVSDLSWTKKIRHPNELYKVGDVVRAKVLTVDKENEKFTLGIKQLADDPWLDVPNRYPVGTMLTGTITNITDFGLFVEVEEGIEGLVHVSEMSKKKIKSPKEAFNEGDSIEAKVIHVSADERRLGLSLKAQEPERKRSGGAGEFRTTQSGSMTGSNLGDMIRQKMEENAENGSEPEAETEAGTEEE is encoded by the coding sequence ATGAACAACACTCAAACCACGCCAGAGTCCATGAATGATTTCGACATGGAGATGGATTTTGAGTCTCAACTCGAGAACTATCTCAACTCCGATTTCGGTGACATCGAAGAGGGAGTGATCGTTTCGGGCGAGGTCGTGAAGATTGATGACAGCTACATTCTCGTGGATGTCAATTTTAAGTCCGAAGGTCAGATTCCGCTCGATGAGTTCATGGAAAACGGCCAGGTGACCGTCAAAGTTGGCGACACAGTCGACGTATATGTTGTCCGTAAAAATGAGCGTGAAGGCTCCATTGTCCTGTCCAGGGAAAAAGCCAAGCGCATGCAGGTCCTGGACGAACTGGAAAAGCTGCTCGACTCCGGCGATGTCGTGGTCGGCCGCATCGTGCGCCGCATCAAGGGCGGCTATGTTGTTGAAATCAAGGGGATCGAGGCTTTCCTGCCCGGCTCCCACGTAGATCTTCGTCCGGTTCCGGACATGGATGCCCTGGTCAACCAGGATTTCGAATTTCGCGTGCTGAAGATCAATCGCCGCCGCAGCAACGTTATTGTTTCCCGTCGTGTGCTTCTTGAAGAAGATCGCGACCGCAAGCGCGGCGAATTGCTGACCACCCTCGAAGAGGGCCAGTCCGTCAGCGGCGTGGTCAAGAACATCACCGAATACGGTGTGTTCATCGACCTCGGCGGCCTCGACGGTCTGCTGCACATCACCGACATGTCCTGGAAGCGCATCAAGCATCCCAAGGAAATGGTCCAGCTGGGCGACGAGCTGACCCTGAAGGTTCTTTCCTTCGACAAGGACGAAAAGAAGGTTTCCCTGGGCCTGAAGCAGCTGGTCATGGACCCCTGGGCCAACATCTCCGAGAAGTACCCCGAGGGCCACAAGCTCACCGGCAAGGTCACCAACCTGGTCGACTATGGTGCGTTCGTGGAGCTGGAAGCCGGAGTCGAAGGCCTGGTGCACATCTCCGAGATGTCCTGGACCCGCAAGCTGCGTCACCCCTCCCAGATGGTCCGTCCCGGCGACGAAGTGGATGTCATCATCCTTGGCGTCGACGTGGACCGCAAGCGCATCTCCCTCGGCATGAAGCAGGTCGCTCCCAATCCTTGGGATCTGGTGGCCGAGAAGTACCCCGAGGGCACCATCCTTGAAGCCAGCGTCAAGAACATTACCGAATTCGGTCTGTTCATCGGCATCGAGGACGGCATCGACGGCCTGATCCACGTGTCCGACCTGTCTTGGACCAAGAAGATCCGTCACCCCAACGAGCTCTACAAGGTGGGCGACGTTGTCCGCGCCAAGGTTCTGACCGTGGACAAGGAGAACGAGAAGTTTACCCTGGGCATCAAGCAGCTGGCCGACGATCCGTGGCTGGACGTGCCCAACCGCTACCCCGTGGGCACCATGCTGACCGGCACCATCACCAACATCACGGACTTCGGTCTGTTTGTTGAGGTCGAGGAAGGCATCGAAGGTCTGGTTCACGTCAGCGAGATGAGCAAGAAGAAGATCAAGAGCCCCAAGGAAGCCTTCAACGAAGGTGACTCCATCGAGGCCAAGGTCATCCATGTCAGCGCCGATGAGCGCCGTCTGGGTCTCTCCCTCAAGGCGCAGGAGCCCGAGCGCAAGCGCAGCGGTGGCGCCGGTGAATTCCGCACCACTCAGAGCGGTTCCATGACCGGCAGCAACCTCGGCGACATGATCCGTCAGAAGATGGAAGAGAATGCCGAAAACGGCTCCGAGCCCGAAGCCGAGACCGAAGCCGGGACCGAAGAAGAATAG
- the mqnE gene encoding aminofutalosine synthase MqnE: protein MIESRLDSAAKKRLATLKAGERIDPEFALKIARDASVHELGEAALKQRRARHGDKAYYVYNQHLNYTNVCRNQCRFCAFFKKAGEEGGYTYSLEEARKRLMDRIHEPIREIHITGGLNPDLPYQYYLDLLALCKEVRPQAVVKAFTAVEVAHFADTLGTDEATVLREMMAVGLDALPGGGAEVFSPAMRERLCPEKVTADRWLHIHGLAHDMGMKTNSTMLFGHIESWEDRIHHMERLRAAEDEKPGFIVFIPLAYQPHNNELGAAGPTGEEYLRTISVARLFLDNIPHIKAYWAFSGIKAAQMALWAGADDFDGTIVEEKIGHAAGADSPTGMTISELVETISATGFTPVERDTFFNEL from the coding sequence ATGATTGAAAGCAGACTCGACAGCGCCGCCAAAAAGCGGCTGGCCACGTTGAAAGCCGGAGAGCGCATCGACCCGGAGTTCGCCCTGAAAATTGCACGCGACGCCTCGGTGCACGAGCTGGGCGAGGCGGCCCTCAAGCAGCGCCGGGCGCGGCACGGGGACAAGGCCTACTACGTCTACAACCAGCATCTGAACTATACCAACGTGTGCCGTAACCAGTGCCGCTTCTGCGCATTTTTTAAGAAGGCCGGGGAGGAAGGGGGCTACACCTACTCGCTGGAAGAGGCCAGAAAGCGCCTCATGGACCGCATCCACGAGCCCATCCGCGAGATCCACATCACGGGCGGTCTGAATCCGGATCTGCCCTATCAGTACTACCTCGATCTTTTGGCCCTGTGCAAGGAAGTGCGCCCTCAGGCCGTGGTCAAGGCCTTCACCGCCGTGGAAGTGGCTCACTTCGCCGACACTTTGGGCACGGACGAGGCGACGGTGCTCCGCGAGATGATGGCTGTGGGGCTGGATGCCCTGCCCGGCGGCGGCGCCGAGGTCTTTTCCCCCGCCATGCGCGAGCGGCTGTGCCCGGAAAAAGTCACCGCCGATCGCTGGCTGCACATTCACGGCCTTGCTCACGACATGGGCATGAAGACCAATTCCACCATGCTTTTCGGGCACATCGAGTCCTGGGAGGACCGCATCCATCACATGGAACGCCTGCGCGCCGCAGAGGACGAGAAGCCCGGCTTCATCGTCTTCATTCCCCTGGCCTATCAGCCGCACAACAACGAACTCGGTGCCGCCGGCCCCACGGGCGAGGAATACCTGCGCACCATTTCCGTGGCACGCCTCTTTCTGGACAATATCCCGCACATCAAGGCCTACTGGGCGTTTTCCGGCATCAAGGCCGCGCAGATGGCGCTGTGGGCCGGAGCCGACGATTTCGACGGCACCATAGTGGAAGAGAAGATCGGTCATGCGGCGGGCGCCGATTCGCCCACGGGTATGACCATCTCCGAGCTGGTCGAGACCATCTCGGCCACGGGTTTTACCCCGGTTGAGCGGGATACCTTCTTCAACGAACTGTAG
- a CDS encoding TusE/DsrC/DsvC family sulfur relay protein, producing MAMIEFKGKSFEIDEDGFLLKFEDWGPEWAEYVKESEGISEITEAHQQILDFLQDYYKKNGIAPMVRILSKSTGYKLKQIYELFPSGPGKGACKMAGLPKPTGCV from the coding sequence ATGGCAATGATCGAATTCAAGGGTAAAAGTTTCGAGATCGACGAAGACGGTTTTCTGCTGAAGTTTGAAGACTGGGGTCCGGAATGGGCTGAATACGTCAAGGAGAGCGAAGGCATTTCCGAAATCACCGAAGCTCACCAGCAGATCCTCGACTTCCTGCAGGACTACTACAAGAAGAACGGTATTGCCCCCATGGTCCGTATTCTTTCCAAGTCCACCGGCTACAAGCTGAAGCAGATCTACGAACTTTTCCCCTCCGGCCCCGGCAAAGGCGCCTGCAAGATGGCTGGCCTGCCCAAGCCCACCGGCTGCGTTTAA
- the malQ gene encoding 4-alpha-glucanotransferase: MTLARRCGVLLHVSSLPNRHGVGDFGPRAHEFIDFLADGGQEVWQMLPLAPINAGAGNSPYSSYSAFAGNTLFISPELLVRQGVLRSRDVEPPPDFPQDRVDYRAAAAWREKILEQAFDNAFPGLRADLGFDAFCRKADFWLDDYCLFAALKREHNGVPWLSWPRGVRLREPDALERARERLGYDILRERYFQYLFSLHWENLRDYAATRGVSLLGDVPIYVSLDSSDVWAHRELFELDREGLPIYCAGAPPDYFSETGQMWGNPVYDWAFQEKDGFSWWAERLRHESERFDMIRLDHFRGFCGFWQVPACEPTAENGLWIPGPGARFFNAMKERVPGLCILAEDLGVITEDVVALMSEFGFPGMKILQFAFSPDMGKSAYIPHNMPVQSAVYTGTHDNNTTRGWFSDELDEEGRRRFCDYAGRQVSADSATDVMIRMALGSVAALCVIPMQDYLNLGADGRMNMPGVAGGNWGWRLRPDMATRELAERMLFMARIYGRTEG; this comes from the coding sequence ATGACTCTTGCGCGAAGATGCGGGGTGCTGCTGCATGTCTCTTCCCTGCCAAATCGGCACGGGGTCGGTGATTTTGGCCCCCGCGCCCATGAATTCATCGATTTTCTGGCCGATGGCGGGCAGGAGGTGTGGCAGATGCTCCCTCTTGCGCCCATCAATGCCGGAGCAGGCAATTCTCCATACAGCAGCTACTCGGCCTTTGCCGGGAACACGCTTTTCATAAGCCCCGAGCTTTTGGTGCGCCAGGGCGTGCTCCGGTCCCGGGACGTGGAGCCGCCGCCGGATTTTCCCCAGGACCGTGTGGACTACCGGGCGGCTGCCGCCTGGCGTGAAAAGATTCTGGAGCAGGCCTTTGACAATGCATTTCCCGGCTTGCGCGCGGACTTGGGCTTTGACGCCTTCTGCCGCAAGGCGGATTTCTGGCTTGACGACTACTGCCTGTTCGCGGCCCTGAAGCGTGAGCACAACGGGGTGCCGTGGCTGAGCTGGCCGCGCGGTGTGCGTCTGCGGGAGCCTGACGCCCTGGAGCGGGCCCGCGAGCGCCTTGGGTACGATATTTTGCGGGAACGCTATTTTCAGTACCTTTTCAGCCTGCACTGGGAAAATCTGCGCGATTATGCGGCCACGCGCGGGGTGTCCCTGCTCGGGGATGTGCCCATCTACGTCAGCCTCGACAGCAGCGACGTCTGGGCGCACAGGGAGCTTTTTGAGCTCGACCGCGAAGGCCTGCCCATCTATTGCGCCGGCGCGCCCCCGGATTATTTTTCCGAAACCGGGCAGATGTGGGGCAATCCCGTCTATGACTGGGCTTTTCAGGAAAAGGACGGTTTTTCATGGTGGGCCGAGCGGCTGCGACACGAGAGCGAGCGTTTCGACATGATCAGGCTTGATCATTTCCGGGGATTTTGCGGGTTCTGGCAGGTGCCGGCCTGTGAGCCCACGGCGGAAAACGGACTCTGGATTCCTGGTCCCGGGGCGCGGTTTTTCAATGCCATGAAGGAGCGGGTGCCGGGCTTGTGTATTCTGGCCGAGGACCTGGGCGTCATCACCGAGGACGTGGTCGCGCTCATGAGCGAATTCGGATTTCCCGGCATGAAGATTCTGCAATTCGCATTTTCACCGGACATGGGGAAAAGCGCCTACATTCCGCACAACATGCCCGTGCAAAGCGCGGTCTATACCGGCACTCATGATAACAACACCACTCGGGGCTGGTTTTCGGATGAACTGGACGAGGAGGGGCGGAGGCGATTTTGCGATTATGCAGGGCGACAGGTGTCTGCGGATAGCGCGACCGACGTCATGATCCGCATGGCGCTCGGCAGCGTGGCGGCCCTTTGCGTCATTCCCATGCAGGATTATTTGAACCTTGGCGCGGATGGTCGGATGAACATGCCGGGAGTCGCGGGTGGCAACTGGGGCTGGAGATTGCGGCCTGACATGGCCACGAGGGAGCTGGCGGAAAGAATGCTTTTTATGGCCCGGATTTATGGACGCACGGAAGGCTGA
- the rimO gene encoding 30S ribosomal protein S12 methylthiotransferase RimO, whose amino-acid sequence MKQVRIHTISLGCPKNQVDTEWMLGGFGSSFVNAAEPEDADVVLINTCGFIEPAVSESLQVILDMAQHLTDLDPRPSLVVTGCLVSRYGQDLRGELPEVDLFLEIGRQGELGQRLQELAALRENVRPGLESALGGFSAARLLTTPPSFAYLKIAEGCDNRCRFCTIPSIRGPLVSRDEARILDDARRCLDQGRKELVLIAQDVTAYGRDRGHKALRGLLEKLAPLNGLEWMRLMYLYPAGLDGDLLRFLSELGKPFIPYFDIPLQHAHPDILASMGRPFQRDPRAVVEQVREFFPEAALRTTFIVGYPGETEERFRALESFVREARFMHLGVFPYYAEDGSEAALLPEQLPDEVKEERRDRIMQMQAEISEDLLAGFEGQELDVLVDRAHEEWPGLYEGRVWFQAPEVDGITYVSGDIVGPGKMVRAVIEEVKTYDLVALA is encoded by the coding sequence ATGAAACAAGTGCGTATACATACCATAAGCCTGGGCTGTCCCAAGAACCAGGTGGACACGGAGTGGATGCTGGGCGGGTTCGGCTCGTCCTTCGTCAACGCCGCCGAACCCGAGGACGCGGACGTTGTGCTGATCAACACCTGCGGCTTCATCGAGCCCGCGGTCAGCGAATCCCTTCAGGTCATTCTCGACATGGCGCAGCATCTGACCGACCTTGATCCCCGGCCCAGCCTCGTGGTCACGGGTTGTCTGGTCTCCCGTTACGGCCAGGATCTGCGCGGCGAGTTGCCGGAAGTGGACCTTTTTTTGGAAATCGGACGCCAGGGAGAGCTAGGCCAGCGGTTGCAGGAGCTTGCCGCACTGCGGGAAAACGTGCGGCCGGGACTTGAGTCCGCTCTTGGCGGGTTTTCGGCGGCGCGTCTTTTGACCACGCCGCCAAGCTTTGCCTATCTGAAGATCGCGGAAGGGTGCGACAACCGTTGCCGCTTCTGCACCATCCCCTCCATCCGCGGCCCGCTGGTCAGCCGGGACGAGGCGCGGATTCTCGACGATGCGCGTCGCTGTCTGGACCAGGGCCGCAAGGAGCTGGTGCTCATTGCCCAGGATGTGACCGCCTATGGCCGGGATCGGGGGCACAAGGCACTGCGTGGCCTGCTTGAAAAGCTTGCGCCCTTGAACGGGCTTGAATGGATGCGGCTTATGTATCTGTACCCGGCCGGGCTTGACGGCGACCTGCTGCGCTTTCTGTCCGAGCTTGGCAAGCCTTTCATACCCTATTTCGACATCCCGCTGCAGCACGCCCACCCGGACATCCTGGCCTCCATGGGGCGCCCTTTCCAGCGCGATCCCCGGGCCGTCGTGGAGCAGGTCCGTGAATTTTTCCCCGAGGCGGCGCTGCGCACGACTTTCATCGTCGGCTATCCCGGAGAAACCGAGGAGCGTTTTCGGGCTTTGGAGTCTTTTGTGCGCGAGGCGAGGTTCATGCATCTGGGGGTTTTCCCCTACTACGCCGAGGACGGATCCGAGGCGGCGCTCCTGCCGGAGCAGCTGCCTGACGAGGTCAAGGAAGAGCGCCGGGACCGCATCATGCAGATGCAGGCCGAAATCAGCGAGGACCTGCTCGCCGGATTCGAGGGGCAGGAGCTTGACGTACTGGTGGACCGGGCTCATGAGGAGTGGCCCGGGCTTTACGAAGGTCGGGTCTGGTTTCAGGCCCCGGAGGTGGACGGGATCACCTATGTCAGCGGCGATATTGTCGGGCCCGGCAAGATGGTCCGGGCCGTGATCGAGGAGGTCAAGACATACGATCTGGTGGCCCTGGCGTAA
- the glgB gene encoding 1,4-alpha-glucan branching protein GlgB — protein sequence MDARHSLGDLDIYLFKQGRHTRLYEHFGAHPESLGPESAGTRFVVWAPNAAFVSVIGDFNAWDRNAAPMTMRADSSGVWECFVPKAKHGQRYKYYLSWPGGEGERADPFALLSEEPPATASIIWDLDYVWEDGDWMQTRSGRNALDSPWSIYELHLGSWRRDEHGNFLGYRQMAHDLAAYVKDAGFTHVEIMPVAEHPFYGSWGYQSTGYFAPSSRYGSPQDFRYLVDVLHREGIGVILDWVPGHFPTDVHGLANFDGTALFEHADPRQGFHPEWKSAIFNYGRYEVAGFLICNAMYWIREFHLDGLRVDGVASMLYLDYARPHDDWVPNRYGGRENLAAIELLQELNKAIYEEFPDVQTIAEESTSWPMVSKPVYLGGLGFGLKWNMGWMNDSLTYMELDPIFRKFHHNLLTFALWYAYAENFVLPLSHDEVVYGKKSLLSKMPGDYWQKMAGLRALFGYMYGLPGKKLLFMGAEFGQWREWNHDLSLDWDLLNFPAHDGIRAWVRDLNRVYRECGALHELDFSPEGFAWENCHDSDQSVLSFFRKDKAGRSVLVICNFTPVPRENYAVGVDTGGTWREILNSDSHAYGGSGAGNMGQVRAEPIPVHGFAYSVNLILPPLSVLFFQPAEGGA from the coding sequence ATGGACGCAAGGCACAGTCTCGGCGATCTCGACATTTATCTCTTCAAGCAGGGGCGGCATACCCGCCTGTACGAACATTTCGGAGCGCACCCAGAGTCCCTGGGGCCGGAATCAGCAGGAACACGTTTCGTGGTTTGGGCCCCCAACGCCGCGTTTGTCTCGGTCATCGGGGATTTCAATGCCTGGGACCGCAACGCCGCGCCCATGACCATGCGCGCGGACAGTTCCGGAGTGTGGGAATGCTTCGTGCCCAAGGCGAAACACGGGCAGCGCTACAAATACTATCTTTCCTGGCCTGGCGGTGAAGGGGAGCGGGCCGATCCCTTTGCCCTTTTAAGCGAGGAGCCTCCAGCCACGGCTTCCATCATCTGGGACCTGGATTATGTCTGGGAGGATGGGGATTGGATGCAAACCCGCTCCGGACGCAACGCCCTTGACAGCCCATGGTCCATTTACGAGCTGCACCTGGGATCCTGGCGGCGCGACGAGCACGGGAACTTTCTCGGCTATCGCCAAATGGCTCATGATCTGGCGGCCTACGTCAAGGATGCCGGCTTCACCCACGTGGAGATCATGCCCGTGGCGGAGCATCCTTTTTACGGCTCCTGGGGTTACCAGAGCACGGGCTATTTTGCGCCCTCCAGCCGTTACGGCAGCCCGCAGGATTTCCGTTACCTGGTCGATGTCCTGCACCGCGAAGGGATTGGGGTCATCCTGGACTGGGTCCCCGGACATTTTCCCACGGATGTCCATGGATTGGCCAACTTTGACGGGACGGCCCTGTTCGAACACGCCGACCCGCGTCAGGGTTTTCACCCCGAATGGAAGAGCGCAATCTTCAATTACGGTCGCTACGAGGTGGCTGGATTTCTCATCTGCAACGCCATGTACTGGATCCGCGAGTTTCACCTCGACGGGCTGCGCGTCGATGGTGTGGCATCCATGCTGTATCTTGATTATGCGCGCCCGCATGACGACTGGGTGCCCAACCGCTACGGGGGGCGCGAGAATCTCGCTGCCATTGAGCTTCTGCAGGAACTGAACAAGGCCATCTACGAGGAATTTCCCGATGTGCAGACCATAGCCGAGGAATCCACGTCCTGGCCCATGGTTTCAAAGCCCGTCTACTTGGGGGGGCTGGGGTTCGGGCTCAAATGGAACATGGGGTGGATGAACGATTCCCTGACCTACATGGAGCTTGATCCGATTTTTCGCAAATTCCACCACAACCTGCTCACCTTTGCCCTGTGGTACGCCTACGCCGAAAACTTTGTCCTGCCTCTCTCCCACGACGAGGTGGTCTATGGAAAGAAGTCGCTGCTTTCGAAGATGCCCGGGGATTACTGGCAGAAGATGGCTGGGCTGCGGGCCCTTTTCGGTTACATGTACGGGTTGCCGGGCAAGAAGCTGCTCTTCATGGGCGCGGAATTCGGACAATGGCGCGAGTGGAATCACGATCTTTCCCTGGATTGGGATTTGCTGAATTTTCCGGCTCATGATGGAATCCGCGCCTGGGTCCGGGACCTGAACCGGGTTTACCGGGAATGCGGGGCCCTGCACGAGCTTGATTTCAGCCCGGAGGGGTTTGCCTGGGAAAACTGTCATGATTCCGACCAGAGCGTGCTGAGTTTCTTCCGCAAGGACAAGGCGGGGCGGTCGGTCCTGGTGATCTGCAATTTTACCCCGGTGCCCCGCGAAAACTATGCAGTGGGCGTGGACACAGGCGGCACGTGGCGCGAGATCCTGAACTCCGACAGCCATGCCTACGGTGGCAGCGGGGCGGGCAACATGGGGCAGGTCCGGGCCGAGCCCATTCCCGTGCACGGGTTTGCCTACTCCGTGAACCTGATCCTTCCGCCCCTGAGTGTGCTCTTTTTTCAACCGGCGGAGGGTGGCGCATGA